In Trifolium pratense cultivar HEN17-A07 linkage group LG7, ARS_RC_1.1, whole genome shotgun sequence, a genomic segment contains:
- the LOC123898152 gene encoding uncharacterized protein At4g28440-like: protein MDLRPETDGHTLTVKVVSSELVKTIYSSNSGELLSRTAECLVGDETGTIIFTARNEQVDLMKPGATVILDNAKIDMFKGRMRLVVDRRGDIEVAKPANFEVREDNNLSLDRYFGTLMINDKWYGL, encoded by the exons ATGGATCTGAGACCGGAAACCGATGGACACACTCTAACGGTGAAGGTTGTCAGCTCTGAACTTGTGAAGACTATCTACAGCAGCAATAGCGGTGAATTGTTGTCCCGCACCGCTGAATGCCTTGTTGGAGACGAAACTGGAACCATAATCTTCACTGCTCGCAACGAACAGG TGGACCTCATGAAACCTGGTGCAACAGTAATTCTGGATAATGCTAAGATTGACATGTTCAAGGGACGTATGAGGCTGGTAGTTGACAGGCGGGGAGATATAGAGGTCGCAAAACCTGCAAATTTTGAAGTTAGAGAGGATAACAATCTTTCATTAGATAGATATTTTGGTACATTGATGATAAATGATAAGTGGTACGGGCTGTAG
- the LOC123893753 gene encoding golgin subfamily A member 6-like protein 1, with amino-acid sequence MGNNVNPLLGFLTLENEINAAGAINDDAGPDIPITDEEISLWSNPWKHTLIVKIIGKENVSFQALENHLQRSWIRNGTIKVTDMEDGFISVNFTAEDDYNYVLFEGPWKVADDCYLVLQRWRPLFSLTNEKRVVVWIRILKLPMELCNPSFLWRIGSTLGVMLKVDDRLRCLHKFARICVELNLSRRFASHIMIKGYRVNLEYEGLCVERTNKVREKMQGRIEECVEDFVAKDGGICLTEGLIGERVQEVKTKEKYIESRMKELELKEKQHEDQVKEHELKKREFEGRVTELVSDLLSQQKHFESRMKEFELKEMQHEDQVKEHESKTREFEGQMRELESKEKHFESQVMELVSDLVSQQKHFESRMKEVESKEKQHEDQVKEHESKTREFDSQVKELESKKKNFESQMTELVNDLASQQKHYESRMKEVESQEKQHEDQVKEHESKKREVEDRVKELESIKKHFENQAKELESQYYQFVGQREKFISKVREYESQRKAFVLKKKLFKFRMEEFESKEKQHEGQVKEHESKKREFESQVKELESKKKRFESQMMELVNDLASQQKHYESRMKEVESKEKQHEDQVKEHESKKREVEDRVKELESIKKHFENQAKELESQYYQFVGQREKFISKVREYESQRKAFVLKKKLFNFRMEEFESKEKVMESIKKHFESQKEELESKERQLKEQVKELESKEKQLDDLVQEFESKERDSQDRVMDLRPGTDRYTLTVKVLSSELVKTIYSDSDELVSCTAECLVGDETGTIIFTARNEQVDIMKPGATVILENAKIDMFRGSMRLVVDKWEGGDIEVTEPANFKVRKDNNLSLDRYSVR; translated from the exons atgggCAACAACGTAAACCCTCTGTTAGGGTTTCTCACCCTCGAGAACGAAATCAATGCTGCCGGCGCAATCAACGATGATGCAGGTCCGGATATTCCGATCACCGACGAAGAAATCTCTCTCTGGTCAAATCCATGGAAACACACTCTCATCGTGAAAATCATTGGTAAGGAAAATGTTAGCTTTCAAGCATTAGAAAATCATCTTCAACGTTCTTGGATCAGAAATGGAACTATCAAAGTAACAGATATGGAAGATGGTTTCATTTCTGTGAATTTCACAGCTGAAGATGATTACAATTATGTCCTCTTTGAAGGACCTTGGAAGGTGGCTGATGATTGCTATCTAGTGCTGCAGCGTTGGAGGCCGCTTTTTTCGCTAACCAATGAAAAAAGGGTTGTTGTTTGGATTAGAATACTCAAGCTTCCTATGGAACTTTGTAATCCAAGTTTTCTTTGGAGGATTGGATCAACTTTGGGAGTAATGTTGAAGGTTGATGATAGGTTACGTTGTTTACACAAATTCGCGCGAATATGTGTGGAGTTAAATTTGAGTAGACGTTTCGCGTCTCATATTATGATTAAGGGGTACCGAGTTAATCTTGAATATGAAGGACTTTGTGTTGAAAGAACTAACAAAGTGCGTGAGAAAATGCAGGGCAGAATTGAAGAATGTGTCGAGGATTTTGTAGCGAAGGACGGGGGGATTTGTTTGACGGAGGGCTTGATTGGAGAGCGCGTGCAAGAAGTTAAGACAAAAGAGAAGTATATCGAAAGCCGAATGAAGGAGCTTGAGTTAAAAGAGAAGCAACATGAAGACCAGGTGAAGGAGCATGAAttaaaaaagagagaatttgaAGGCCGAGTGACGGAGCTGGTGAGTGATTTGTTATCACAACAGAAGCATTTCGAAAGCCGAATGAAGGAGTTTGAGTTAAAAGAGATGCAACATGAAGACCAGGTGAAGGAGCATGAATCGAAGACGAGAGAATTTGAAGGTCAAATGAGGGAGCTAGAATCTAAAGAGAAACACTTTGAAAGCCAAGTGATGGAGCTGGTGAGTGATTTGGTATCACAACAGAAGCACTTTGAAAGCCGAATGAAGGAGGTTGAGTCAAAAGAGAAGCAACATGAAGACCAGGTGAAGGAGCATGAATCGAAAACGAGAGAATTTGACAGTCAAGTGAAGGAGCTAGAATCTAAAAAGAAGAACTTTGAAAGCCAAATGACGGAGCTGGTGAATGATTTGGCATCACAACAGAAGCATTATGAAAGCCGAATGAAGGAGGTTGAGTCACAAGAGAAGCAACATGAAGACCAGGTGAAGGAGCATGAATCAAAAAAGAGAGAAGTTGAAGATCGAGTGAAGGAGCTAGAATCTATAAAGAAGCACTTTGAAAACCAGGCAAAGGAGTTAGAGTCACAATATTACCAATTTGTAGGCCAAAGAGAAAAGTTTATATCAAAAGTGAGGGAATATGAAAGCCAAAGGAAGGCGTTTGTATTGAAAAAGAAGCTTTTCAAATTCCGAATGGAGGAGTTTGAGTCAAAAGAGAAGCAACATGAAGGTCAGGTGAAGGAGCATGAAtcaaaaaagagagaatttgaAAGTCAGGTGAAGGAGCTAGAATCTAAAAAGAAGCGCTTTGAAAGCCAAATGATGGAGCTGGTGAATGATTTGGCATCACAACAGAAGCATTACGAAAGCCGAATGAAGGAGGTTGAGTCAAAAGAGAAGCAACATGAAGACCAGGTGAAGGAGCATGAATCAAAAAAGAGAGAAGTTGAAGATCGAGTGAAGGAGCTAGAATCTATAAAGAAGCACTTTGAAAACCAAGCAAAGGAGTTAGAGTCACAATATTACCAATTTGTAGGCCAAAGAGAAAAGTTTATATCAAAAGTGAGGGAATATGAAAGCCAAAGGAAGGCGTTTGTATTGAAAAAGAAGCTTTTCAACTTCCGAATGGAGGAGTTTGAGTCAAAAGAGAAGGTGATGGAATCTATAAAGAAGCACTTTGAAAGCCAGAAGGAGGAGCTCGAATCAAAAGAGAGGCAATTGAAAGAACAAGTTAAAGAACTTGAGTCTAAAGAGAAGCAACTTGATGACCTAGTGCAGGAGTTTGAATCAAAAGAGAGAGATTCTCAAGACCGAGTAATGGATCTGAGACCGGGAACTGATAGATACACTCTAACGGTTAAGGTTCTTAGCTCTGAACTGGTGAAGACTATCTACAGCGATAGCGATGAATTGGTGTCCTGCACAGCCGAATGCCTTGTTGGAGACGAAACTGGAACCATAATCTTCACTGCTCGCAACGAACAGG TGGACATCATGAAACCTGGTGCAACAGTGATTCTGGAAAATGCCAAGATTGACATGTTCAGGGGATCTATGAGGCTGGTAGTTGACAAGTGGGAGGGGGGAGATATAGAGGTCACAGAACCTGCAAATTTTAAAGTTAGAAAGGATAACAATCTTTCATTAGATAGATATTCGGTACGTTGA